One genomic region from Oncorhynchus gorbuscha isolate QuinsamMale2020 ecotype Even-year linkage group LG13, OgorEven_v1.0, whole genome shotgun sequence encodes:
- the LOC123994009 gene encoding stress-associated endoplasmic reticulum protein 1-like produces the protein MVAKQRIRMANEKHSKNITLRGNVAKSTRNPGEDKVAVGPWLLALFIFVVCGSAIFQIIQSIRMGM, from the exons ATGGTGGCAAAACAGAGAATACGCATGGCCAACGAGAAACACAGCAAAAACATCACGCTGAGAGGCAATGTGGCCAAATCCACG AGAAATCCAGGTGAAGACAAGGTGGCAGTGGGACCATGGCTTCTGGCGTTATTCATCTTTGTCGTCTGCGGATCAG CAATCTTCCAGATCATTCAGAGCATTCGAATGGGAATGTAA
- the LOC123993132 gene encoding eukaryotic translation initiation factor 2A-like isoform X1 encodes MAPPIPILAVRGSDGTVLLRGPPNCEKNADFKRDPRQSRYVAFSKDGTLFAWCNGEKVTVVKVADGSQVRSFDLPKTAMLEFSPLNTVLATWQVYSKTQDNPQGDANLQLWDLKTGTCLKALYQKKVQGWCPSWSDDEKIAVRSVNNELHFFENNDFINIANKLHLQKVSEFMLSPGSQPSKVAVYVPGSKGAPSFVRLYQYPNFGGPTCALANKSFFKADRVTMLWNKKATAVLVQASIEVDKTGASYYGEQTLHYLATNGETAAVQLQKNGPIYDVAWSPSSTEFCVVYGFMPAKATVYNLKCDPVFDFGTGPRNAVYYSPQGHILVLAGFGNLRGQMEVWDVKKWKQVSKPQVPDSTHFAWCPDGEHVVTSTCAPRLRVSNGYKIWHYTGTVLYKQDTPTGTELWETVWQPFPDGTFPERPVKYQAAPSELGSTEAKPAQAYRPPALRNKPVTASSKLHEEEPPQNMRPGATGDKQLSKTALKNQKKREAKKAAKQEINPDALEPQSDPSPASNTQAETSCGDPETDKKIKSVKKKLKAIDELKVLQATGKPIQKNQLEKMEKEAQLMKELEDLQLKV; translated from the exons ATGGCGCCCCCCATACCTATTTTAGCAG TCCGGGGATCTGACGGGACAGTGCTGCTCCGTGGACCACCAAACTGCGAGAAGAATGCAGATTTTAAAAG GGACCCTCGGCAAAGTAGATATGTGGCGTTCAGCAAGGACGGGACATTGTTTGCATGGTGCAATGGAGAGAA GGTCACTGTTGTGAAGGTTGCAGATGGCTCTCAAGTCAGGTCGTTTGACCTTCCAAAGACTGCAATGTTGGAGTTCTCTCCGCTGAACACTGTGCTGGCTACATGGCAGGTGTATAGCA AGACGCAGGACAACCCACAGGGAGATGCCAACTTGCAGCTGTGGGATTTGAAAACTGGGACCTGCCTCAAGGCTCTCTACCAGAAGAAGGTTCAGGGATG GTGTCCAAGTTGGTCAGATGACGAGAAGATTGCGGTCAGGAGTGTTAACAATGAACTTCACTTTTTCGAGAACAACGATTTTA TCAACATTGCCAATAAGCTTCACTTGCAGAAGGTGTCCGAGTTTATGCTGTCCCCTGGAAGTCAGCCTAGTAAG GTGGCTGTTTATGTCCCTGGGAGCAAAGGTGCCCCCTCGTTTGTCCGGCTATACCAATACCCCAACTTTGGTGGCCCGACCTGTGCTCTGGCCAACAAGAGTTTCTTTAAGGCCGACAGGGTGACCATGCTATGGAACAAAAAAG CCACTGCGGTTCTGGTGCAGGCCAGCATAGAGGTGGATAAAACAGGAGCCTCATACTACGGAGAACAAACTTTACACTACTTGGCCACCAATGGGGAGACTGCTGCTGTGCAGCTAC AGAAGAACGGGCCCATCTACGATGTGGCATGGAGCCCAAGCTCCACAGAGTTCTGCGTGGTCTATGGCTTCATGCCCGCCAAGGCTACTGTCTACAACCTCAAGTGTGACCCTGTCTTCGACTTCGGCACGGGCCCCCGCAATGCCGTCTACTACAGCCCCCAGGGCCACATCCTGGTCTTGGCCGGCTTCGGGAACCTACGGGGCCAGATGGAGGTGTGGGATGTCAAGAAGTGGAAGCAGGTGTCCAAGCCCCAGGTGCCCGACTCCACCCACTTCGCCTGGTGCCCGGATGGTGAACATGTCGTCACGTCGACCTGTGCCCCCCGGCTACGTGTCAGTAACGGCTATAAGATCTGGCACTACACTGGCACGGTTCTGTACAAGCAGGACACGCCGACGGGAACAGAGCTCTGGGAGACTGTGTGGCAGCCCTTCCCAGACGGGACGTTCCCTGAGAGGCCGGTGAAGTACCAGGCAGCACCCAGCGAGCTGGGCAGCACAGAGGCCAAGCCGGCCCAGGCCTACCGCCCACCTGCCCTGCGGAATAAACCGGTCACAGCCAGCTCCAAACTG CATGAAGAGGAGCCTCCACAGAACATGAGGCCTGGCGCCACCGGAGACAAGCAGCTGTCCAAGACGGCTCTGAAGAACCAGAAAAAACGAGAGGCAAAGAAAGCAGCCAAACAG GAGATAAACCCAGATGCTCTTGAGCCCCAGTCGGACCCATCTCCAGCCAGTAATACTCAAGCTGAAACCTCTTGTGGCGACCCAGAGACTGACAAGAAGATCAAGAGCGTCAAAAAG AAACTGAAAGCTATAGACGAGCTGAAAGTGCTGCAAGCAACTGGGAAACCCATTCAAAAGAACCAG CTTGAAAAGATGGAAAAGGAGGCTCAACTCATGAAAGAGCTTGAGGATCTTCAACTAAAAGTGTAA
- the LOC123993132 gene encoding eukaryotic translation initiation factor 2A-like isoform X2, with amino-acid sequence MLSPGSQPSKVAVYVPGSKGAPSFVRLYQYPNFGGPTCALANKSFFKADRVTMLWNKKATAVLVQASIEVDKTGASYYGEQTLHYLATNGETAAVQLQKNGPIYDVAWSPSSTEFCVVYGFMPAKATVYNLKCDPVFDFGTGPRNAVYYSPQGHILVLAGFGNLRGQMEVWDVKKWKQVSKPQVPDSTHFAWCPDGEHVVTSTCAPRLRVSNGYKIWHYTGTVLYKQDTPTGTELWETVWQPFPDGTFPERPVKYQAAPSELGSTEAKPAQAYRPPALRNKPVTASSKLHEEEPPQNMRPGATGDKQLSKTALKNQKKREAKKAAKQEINPDALEPQSDPSPASNTQAETSCGDPETDKKIKSVKKKLKAIDELKVLQATGKPIQKNQLEKMEKEAQLMKELEDLQLKV; translated from the exons ATGCTGTCCCCTGGAAGTCAGCCTAGTAAG GTGGCTGTTTATGTCCCTGGGAGCAAAGGTGCCCCCTCGTTTGTCCGGCTATACCAATACCCCAACTTTGGTGGCCCGACCTGTGCTCTGGCCAACAAGAGTTTCTTTAAGGCCGACAGGGTGACCATGCTATGGAACAAAAAAG CCACTGCGGTTCTGGTGCAGGCCAGCATAGAGGTGGATAAAACAGGAGCCTCATACTACGGAGAACAAACTTTACACTACTTGGCCACCAATGGGGAGACTGCTGCTGTGCAGCTAC AGAAGAACGGGCCCATCTACGATGTGGCATGGAGCCCAAGCTCCACAGAGTTCTGCGTGGTCTATGGCTTCATGCCCGCCAAGGCTACTGTCTACAACCTCAAGTGTGACCCTGTCTTCGACTTCGGCACGGGCCCCCGCAATGCCGTCTACTACAGCCCCCAGGGCCACATCCTGGTCTTGGCCGGCTTCGGGAACCTACGGGGCCAGATGGAGGTGTGGGATGTCAAGAAGTGGAAGCAGGTGTCCAAGCCCCAGGTGCCCGACTCCACCCACTTCGCCTGGTGCCCGGATGGTGAACATGTCGTCACGTCGACCTGTGCCCCCCGGCTACGTGTCAGTAACGGCTATAAGATCTGGCACTACACTGGCACGGTTCTGTACAAGCAGGACACGCCGACGGGAACAGAGCTCTGGGAGACTGTGTGGCAGCCCTTCCCAGACGGGACGTTCCCTGAGAGGCCGGTGAAGTACCAGGCAGCACCCAGCGAGCTGGGCAGCACAGAGGCCAAGCCGGCCCAGGCCTACCGCCCACCTGCCCTGCGGAATAAACCGGTCACAGCCAGCTCCAAACTG CATGAAGAGGAGCCTCCACAGAACATGAGGCCTGGCGCCACCGGAGACAAGCAGCTGTCCAAGACGGCTCTGAAGAACCAGAAAAAACGAGAGGCAAAGAAAGCAGCCAAACAG GAGATAAACCCAGATGCTCTTGAGCCCCAGTCGGACCCATCTCCAGCCAGTAATACTCAAGCTGAAACCTCTTGTGGCGACCCAGAGACTGACAAGAAGATCAAGAGCGTCAAAAAG AAACTGAAAGCTATAGACGAGCTGAAAGTGCTGCAAGCAACTGGGAAACCCATTCAAAAGAACCAG CTTGAAAAGATGGAAAAGGAGGCTCAACTCATGAAAGAGCTTGAGGATCTTCAACTAAAAGTGTAA